A stretch of Hydractinia symbiolongicarpus strain clone_291-10 chromosome 9, HSymV2.1, whole genome shotgun sequence DNA encodes these proteins:
- the LOC130656779 gene encoding uncharacterized protein LOC130656779, with translation MIPPTYFAAQLQAAQRRAREGVQAVPSMESDGTVAQQQDSLFSECVLDLSRYLTSNDLPATPREFFDDLFHEKVANGDALQKPLPGVVKIKEEPDSTATSRCSTPESLLPEHDFDNGDFPTPKFQSLDSNANQDKGESLMCQLQSINNSNQSSDVDSDSEMSAQDLDLNAKKLKAALAQLEQSSQDNESSPGRSGNVSPTHKNTLKSPRQSKSRKNLEKGSEEYIVKRERNNVAVRKSRTKAKLKHIETQMRVGELTEENDQLRNRIATLQKELNALKSFITYNCPSSIKPPGFTSYPPPIFSSTKIM, from the coding sequence ATGATTCCACCTACTTATTTTGCCGCTCAACTCCAAGCAGCTCAACGCCGAGCTCGTGAAGGTGTCCAAGCTGTACCAAGTATGGAATCTGATGGTACTGTCGCTCAACAACAAGACAGTTTATTTTCTGAATGTGTCCTTGATTTGTCAAGATATCTTACTTCAAATGATCTACCAGCCACCCCACGTGAATTTTTTGATGATTTGTTTCATGAAAAAGTAGCAAACGGAGATGCGCTACAAAAGCCATTGCCTGGTGTGGTAAAGATTAAAGAAGAACCTGATTCGACGGCCACCTCAAGATGCTCAACGCCTGAAAGTTTACTTCCAGAACATGATTTTGATAATGGTGATTTCCCTACCCCAAAATTTCAAAGCTTGGATTCAAATGCTAACCAAGATAAAGGGGAAAGTTTGATGTGCCAGCTGCAGTCAATTAACAATAGCAACCAGTCATCAGATGTTGATTCTGATTCTGAGATGAGTGCACAAGATCTCGATCTTAATGCTAAAAAGCTGAAAGCTGCCCTGGCACAACTTGAGCAATCTTCCCAGGATAATGAAAGTAGTCCTGGGCGGAGTGGAAATGTGAGTCCTACTCACAAAAATACTTTAAAGTCACCTCGACAAAGTAAGTCGagaaaaaatcttgaaaaaggCAGCGAGGAGTATATTGTGAAACGCGAAAGAAATAATGTCGCTGTTAGAAAAAGTCGAACCAAAGCTAAACTGAAGCACATTGAAACTCAAATGCGCGTTGGTGAGTTAACTGAAGAAAATGACCAGCTTCGCAATCGAATTGCTACATTGCAGAAAGAATTGAATGCACTGAAAAGTTTCATCACTTATAACTGCCCAAGCAGTATCAAGCCGCCAGGTTTCACATCATACCCTCCACCAATATTTTCAAGTACAAAGATTATGTAA
- the LOC130656917 gene encoding centrosomal protein of 131 kDa-like: MAAQEEKSQTRIDLSKLWSHEGGPYEESIEERYRREKDEMLQIIIEKTMLLNKLEEEYEKELERSKQLSNALKKTEKDLKEKDATLKKFQKNHSNLLWEVSREQNERWLIKNQTNTKKKNTASETWHQIREDTKK; the protein is encoded by the exons ATGGCTGCCCAGGAAGAGAAAAGCCAAACGCGGATTGATTTGTCCAAACTATGGAGTCATGAAGGTGGCCCTTATGAAGAAAGCATCGAGGAAAGATACAGACGAGAAAAAGATGAAATGCTTCAAATTATTATTGAGAAAACCATG CTTCTAAACAAATTGGAGGAGGAGTATGAAAAAGAGCTTGAACGATCAAAACAACTTTCAAATGCTTTAAAGAAAACGGAGAAAGATCTGAAAGAAAAGGATGCCACATTGAAG aaatttcaaaaaaaccaTTCCAATCTTCTTTGGGAAGTGAGTCGAGAGCAGAATGAACGATGGCTTATTAAAAATCAAACCAACACAAAG AAGAAAAATACTGCATCTGAAACGTGGCATCAAATACGGGAAgatacaaaaaaatga
- the LOC130656909 gene encoding glutamate receptor ionotropic, NMDA 1-like — MLMKHLQMTAFFSSVILSVQTSDMTSSDNTTTSQRCVAVLLGQSEKVLYRKFVSRKKDCIYFNSEHIVLSNDPQELMREMSKLEVGTCKLVMALEPREQNLLSELFTRTHHVISDYNHDLVSESLLTKLTSPASESCTQAEHIYIKTLTMLTQHASVDLIVILTDPKTCDVEFSRTLANSIKQERAAGHSFRVMTYELKITQRALSPNEVLLNIQQYSQSRRMFIMLTSVETTKLYFEASRATQMNQYSDIWIAKHSLYDTDIIPAQTLTFTELTYKEYHPKQNEEVVSNEFSDVKKAICSTLEDRNELSKTMQKNAFLNDTKELVTVRLWWYKAWKIIYHVTSGTETFAILPQFTGFGFLGALGIKHRETLKIVSVIEAPFLETEDYMYDANQSVCDTGSLVCKVPLNQNGNTTWHHTCCYGYSVDLIIHLALFLGFQADIYIVEDGNYGGYDNNTGTFNGMVGDVLHKKADIAVAGLTINTDRQPYVDFTVPFMRAEIGIVTLKQITNSNYLTFDFIAMLGNDALYAMGASFLVAMLLINLFDNIVLYHERKYDKQFRGSTKLKMYSLKDAFTYASGLLFQRELGGVNPSTLSGRTVAIMFAFSMVAATTLYTASLTADRVVRSETLDFLGMKDHRMQNPTQDFKFATSRHTSIEDFFRVAPDEALQRMYRFMRQYNVGNIEEGINKVLSGELQAYLNEYPFLKYFIAQLSNCELEIHENSIGQASYGIAVAKDSFIRFDLSRGILYLQEEGILLDLEKKWLSNKCGEIPLQNEFSLVFFTMPLLILVGAIVVAFLILVGEILVGKYVRRFKKSHRISGSVNSWTAIPESRRSILIMYK, encoded by the exons ATGTTGATGAAACACCTACAAATGACGGCGTTCTTCTCAAGCGTGATTTTATCGGTTCAAACATCAGACATGACGTCAAGTGACAATACGACGACGTCACAACGATGCGTTGCCGTTTTGTTGGGTCAAAGTGAAAAAGTTTTGTATAGAAAATTTGTATCCCGGAAAAAAGACTGTATATACTTCAATTCTGAGCATATTGTGCTCTCCAATGACCCACAAGAATTGATGAGGGAAATGTCAAAATTGGAGGTTGGCACTTGTAAATTGGTGATGGCTTTAGAACCACGAGAGCAAAATCTTCTCTCTGAACTGTTCACGAGGACGCATCACGTCATCTCCGATTACAACCACGATCTG GTTTCAGAATCCCTCCTCACTAAACTCACGTCGCCTGCAAGCGAATCCTGCACACAGGCTGAACACATTTACATCAAAACATTAACCATGCTGACTCAGCATGCATCGGTGGATTTAATCGTTATACTGACCGACCCAAAGACGTGCGATGTAGAGTTTTCACGAACACTAGCCAATTCAATCAAGCAAGAACGAGCTGCGGGACACTCCTTCAGAGTGATGACATACGAGTTGAAAATAACACAACGTGCGCTGAGCCCAAACGAAGTTTTACTTAACATTCAGCAGTACAGCCAATCGAGAAGAATGTTTATTATGCTGACGTCAGTGGAAACGACCAAACTTTATTTTGAAGCTAGCCGTGCAACTCAGATGAATCAATATAGTGATATTTGGATAGCTAAACATAGTTTATACGACACTGACATAATACCGGCACAAACTCTCACCTTCACGGAGTTAACATATAAAGAGTATCATCCAAAACAAAACGAAGAAGTCGTCTCGAATGAATTTTCAGATGTTAAGAAGGCGATATGTTCCACATTAGAAGACAGAAACGA GCTATCAAAAACGATGCAAAAAAATGCCTTCCTGAATGATACAAAGGAGTTAGTCACCGTACGACTGTGGTGGTACAAGGCGTGGAAAATCATCTACCACGTTACTTCTGGAACAGAAACGTTCGCGATTTTACCACAATTTACTGGCTTTGGCTTTCTTGGAGCACTTGGCATAAAACATCGTGAAACATTAAAAATCGTCTCAGTCATCGAGGCTCCATTCTTAGAAACTGAAGATTACATGTACGACGCTAATCAAAGTGTATGTGACACTGGATCTTTGGTCTGTAAAGTACCACTAAACCAAAATGGTAATACAACATGGCACCACACATGTTGCTATGGTTACTCTGTCGATCTAATTATACATTTAGCGCTGTTTCTAGGCTTTCAAGCTGATATTTACATAGTTGAAGATGGTAACTATGGCGGCTATGATAATAACACAGGAACATTTAACGGAATGGTGGGTGATGTCCTTCATAAGAAAGCTGACATAGCAGTCGCGGGGCTGACCATCAACACTGACAGACAGCCATACGTAGATTTCACTGTTCCTTTCATGAGAGCTGAGATAGGCATAGTCACGCTAAAACAAATTACAAATTCAAATTATCTCACTTTTGACTTTATAGCAATGTTAGGCAACGATGCGCTTTACGCCATGGGCGCGTCTTTTTTAGTAGCCATGCTGTTGATTAATTTGTTCGATAACATTGTACTCTATCATGAAAGAAAATACGATAAACAATTCCGGGggagtacaaaattaaaaatgtattccCTGAAAGATGCTTTTACATATGCCAGTGGGTTATTATTTCAACGTGAGCTAGGTGGGGTAAATCCTTCCACTTTGAGCGGTCGTACAGTAGCTATCATGTTCGCGTTTTCCATGGTGGCAGCAACAACCTTGTACACAGCCTCCTTGACTGCAGATCGCGTTGTTCGAAGTGAAACATTGGATTTTTTAGGAATGAAAGACCACAGG ATGCAAAATCCGACGCAAGATTTTAAATTTGCAACATCAAGGCACACAAGCATTGAAGATTTTTTCAGAGTTGCACCAGATGAAGCCTTGCAGAGAATGTACCGTTTCATGAGACAATACAATGTTGGAAACATAGAAGAGGgaataaataaagttttgtcAGG cgaACTACAAGCGTACCTCAATGAGTatccatttttaaaatacttcaTTGCACAATTATCAAATTGTGAACTAGAGATCCACGAAAACTCAATCGGACAAGCTAGCTATGGAATCGCTGTTGCTAAAGATTCGTTTATCAGATTTGACTTGTCGAGGGGGATCCTCTACTTACAAGAAGAAGGCATATTATTGGACCTTGAAAAGAAATGGTTGTCCAACAAATGTGGCGAAATACCATTACAAAATGAATTTtcacttgttttttttacaatgcCACTGCTGATATTAGTGGGAGCTATTGTGGTAGCATTTTTGATTTTAGTCGGTGAGATACTAGTCGGTAAATATGTACGCCgatttaaaaaatcacataGAATCTCAGGTAGTGTGAACTCATGGACTGCGATTCCAGAAAGCAGAAGAAGCATTTTAATAATGTACAAataa